The Lactobacillus sp. ESL0680 DNA segment TAAACGCAACAAGGAGTTCATGTAGAGACCGGCCGTTATACTTCAAGGCATTAGTTCCCTTACGATTAATCGGGTTAGCATGACTCATCAAAATGATCTTTTTGTTTGATGATTGCTCTAAAATCTCAATAATCTCTTCAATTTGGTCTTCTCTGACGGCTAACGTGATTTTGGTGTCATATTTTTTCTGACCTTGGGCATCAAGCTCATATGGTACATCAGAAGTATTAACTGAAATAAAGCGGACATCATCAACATCGTAATAACAAACGCCATGCTGGCGTGAAATATAATGAATATCCCGTTGAGCATACATGCTCGGCCACATGATGCTTTCAAATTCATTTTCAGGGAATGATGCTTTTAAATCATGGTGCTCATCAAACTTATCATTTTCGTCATGATTACCCTTAATCATGATTGTCGGAACGCGATCAGAGACAAAGGAATCGCGCAGCTTCATCAATTCGCTCTCACTTAAAAAGCCAGCGTCTGAGCCATCAATCCAATCACCTAAGTGAACCTTGAGGTTAAGTAAGCCAGAATCATCAAGATAGGAAAATTCATTAACGTGCGTTAAACCATTCCAACCATAAAAATCACTGCTATTGCGATCTTTATAATGCGTATCAGAAATCACGCTGACATTAACGGAATTTTTACCTTGTCTGACGTGATCGTGAACCCGATCAATAAATTGGTCAAGATATTGCTCGGTTACATAGCGGCGGCCGGTCTTCTTATTGGCGAACGCACGATAACAGCCAAGCTCCTCGTTAAATTCACGCACATATTCTGGCGCCAATTTTTCCGTACTTTCCAAGCTGAGTGCTTGATGTAAAACACCATTTTCATCTTTATAAACGGTCAAATTATACGGCTGACCTCCCGGTGTTCCTTGCCCGCCGTCAACTTGATATTCACCGACTGTCATATATTCTTGCATCGGGTCAAGTGAGTCGTCCTTTTTCTTAAACGCAGCTCGCTTTTTCACACCAATTAAACGATCAAATAATCCTTCTGCATGCTTAAACACATTCATGATTTTGGCCCCTAACAAAAAAGCTGGACCAATAATAGTCCAGCTTAAAAATTATGCATTTTCTGCCAAAGCATGTGCTGCCAAGCCAATTGACAAAACAGCATCCTTTGACAATACCCCTTGTAATCCCTTAAAGGCGATTGCTTGAACCGCGCTAATTACTTTAAGACTATATGCAACTACATGATAATCAACTGTACTGTTATAAAAATCATCCTCATAAGGATCTTCATGGTTATATGTCAGATTAATTTCATCCTTATCCACAAAACCATCCACATGATTAGTTAAAATACGGTCATGCAAGTCCGTCAACTTCTCCGACAATTTAATCAAAGTCAACTTATGATCGCTTTCGGTCTCATAATATTGCTCTTGCGTCATGTCAAAGTATTCTTTAACTGGCTTGTTTAAGATGTGCAGACTATCGATTGCACGATATACAGCCTCGGCATCAAAGTCTCGTTCCTTATTCAAAATTTCTTCTTGGTTTGCGGCCAAGTCATCGGCCAAAGTAATTGTCTCTAACTTATCCATGGTATCCTCCTAAAGTTCAACTTATATTATACCAAAAACAGCGGTTAAGGAAGCTATTTTGTTACTTTTTAACTTAAAACCAAAAGTTTAAAAATCTTGCTTTATAAAAAGACTTTACCTTAACAAAAATAAAACTCAGCTTGAAAATGCATCAGCAATAATAGTTTATAATTCAATAACTGTTCCAGTGTTGCCAGCAATAATCTCGTTGACATTATCCAAAGAACCAATAATTGCCTTCTTACCTGTATTTTTAACAAAAGTTAAAGCAGCTTGAACCTTAGGCAACATACTTCCAGCTGCAAATTGATCTTCGGCAATATAGCCTTCTAATTCTTTAACGTTCGTCTTAGTCAAGCACTTTTGATCCGGTTTACCAAAATTAATGCACACACCATCAACAGCAGTTAAAATAATCAACTCATCTGCAGATACTAATTCTGCAACTTTTGCCGCACTAAAGTCTTTGTCAATAACTGCTTCTTTACCGGTGAAATGAGTGCCATCTTTCACTACTGGAATACCGCCACCACCAGAAACGATTGGTATAATCCCATTAGCAATCATCTTTTGAATTGCACCGATTTCTTTAATTGCTTGAGGTTTAGGAGACGGTACAACCCGACGATAACCACGACCGGAATCTTCAACAAGTGTCCAATCTGGATATGTTTTCTTCACGTCGTCAGCTTCTTCTTTAGAATAGAAGGGGCCAATTGGTTTAGATGGTTTTTCAAAAGCAGGATCGTCACCATTAACAATTGTTTGCGTTACAACTGTAACGATATCTTTGTCAATGTTATTTTTAGCAGTTTCTTCTTGCAGTGCATTTTGGAACCAATAACCGATGCTTCCTTCTGTCATTGCTCCCACAGTATCTAATGGCATTGCCGGATTTTTTTCGCTGTTTGCAGCTAATTGTTGCAATAACAAGTTCCCAACTTGTGGACCATTTCCATGAGTAATAATTAATTCATCCCCATTTTTGATGAAATTAACTAATGCACTTGCTGTTTTTTTAACTGCTTCTTGTTGTGCTTGCGCAGTAGGATCTTTGGATAAAATTGCATTACCACCCAAAGCTACTACGATTCTATTGTTTGCCATATATTATTCTCCTAATAATAAGTTTTATCCGATCTTGATCGTACCGTTAATAATTAAGCCGATTGTAATAATTGCTAATATCAAAATTATGCCCATTACAATCTTTTCTTTAAAACTAATCTTGTGTCCATATTCTTTACATGCTACCCAGTAGAAATAAAAACCAGGCAAATAAGCGATTGTAGTCATCATTACTTGTTGCCAACCAGCTAATACCATTGCAAGCAATTGAAAGCCAGCTGCAATTACACCAATAAATAATTGTCCCCATTCACCATTTTTATATGAATACTTAACTTGGTAGACGCCAACCAATAAATAACTCAATAAAATAGCGGCTGTTGCCAAAGTATAAGCAAAATTATATGCATAGTTGGTTGCCAATAGTGTAAACAAAAATAAAGTTTGCAGGATTCCTGTAATAACCAATGAAATAGTTGGTGCTTTCTTTGAATTAAGCTTGCCCCAATATGAAGGTAATTCATGATCTTTTGCCATTAAAGTTGTTGTCTCTGCTGGCAGCATTGTCCATGAAAGCCAGGCGCCTAATGTCGAAATGATAACGCCAATATTAATAAAGATTGCGCCCCATTCACCAACAACATGTTTTAAAATGTTGGCCATTGCTGGTTGTTTAATTGTTGCCAATTGCGCTTGCGTTAAAACACCATAGGGTAAGATTGATGCGAAAACATAAACAATAATTAAAGTTGCTAAACCCATAATAGTAGCGGCTTGAGCATCTGAACGTTTTTTAGCTCGATTAGCTAAAACACTAGCACCTTCAATCCCGATAAAGACCCACATGATAATCATGATACTCTGCTTCATCTGACCAAATACGCTAATTACCTTACCGCCATGTAAAACATTATTTGCAACATTACCCCAAAAGTCGGCTGTAAAGACACCAGCTTTAAAACTAACTGCAACAATAATCATAAATACAACTAGTGGCACTAACTTGCAAATAGTAACAATCGTATTAACAAAACTTGCACTTTCGACACCATTGTTTACTAATAAACTTAGACCCCAAACAAAAATAATTGCACAAAGGATTGATGGTAAGTTCTGACCACCCTTAAATATTGGAATAAAGTAACCAATTGCGCTCATTAGCATTGTTGCAAAGGCAATATTACCTAACCAAGCTGAAAGCCAATACCCCCAGCCGCTCAAGAAACCACCCAAAGGTCCAAAAGCAGCCTTAGCATAACTAAAAATACCGGAATCTAGTTCTGGACGCTTTTTTGACAAGTTATTAAGTGACAATACTAATGCGTATATACCAATACCACAAAATAGCCATGATAATAATGCTGGGCCTGGTGCTGCAGCATTAGCCATATCGCTGGTAATACCAAATATCCCCGTACCGATTGATGAACTAACAATCAGCGCTGTTAACCCAAATTTGCTAATTCCATCTTCTTTATCCATTTTCAACCTTCTTACATTCCTTAATAAAAAAAGCAGCTGTTTTACTAAAGATTTCTTAAGCAAACCGCTACTTTTTGTAAACATATAAAAGAGATATTTATAAGTTGTTAATTAAACTTCAGGTATAAACAAGTTGCCTAATGTTGCAGCCATTATTGCCTTAATACCATGTTTACGGTTTTCTCCTTCTTCAAAGACGCGAGAATATTTACTGCGGAATACTTCATCAGTAACTTCCATTTCAGTAATGCCGTATTTTTCACTGATTTCTTGACCATAATCCGTATTAGTATCATGGAAGGCTGGCAAACAATGTAAGAAAATTAATTCGTCATCTGGGGTGCCAGTCTTTTTCATCATATCCATATTTACTTGATATGGCTTCAATAATTTAACACGTTCTTCCCAGTTGGATTCACCCATAGAAACCCACACATCAGTGTAGATTGCGTTTGATCCCTTAACACCCTTATCAATGTCATCAGTAATCAGAATTTCAGAACCACTTTGTTCTGCATACTTTTTAGCAATATCAACATGCTTTTGTGATGGGAATAACTCTTTAGGTGCAACAATATGAATATTAACACCCATCATGGAACAGCCAACTAACAAAGAATTACCCATGTTATTGTGGCCATCACCAACATAAGTTAAAGTTAAGCCCTTAAGGTGACCAAAGTTTTCCTTCAAAGTCATCAAGTCAGGAATAATTTGGGTTGGGTGCCATTCATCAGTCAAACCATTCCAAACAGGAACACCGGAATACTTAGCTAACCCTTCAACAGTTGATTGTTTAAAGCCTCTGAATTCAATACCATCAAACATACTACCTAAAATTTTAGCAGTATCTTCAACTGATTCTTTCTTTCCTAAGTGAATCTCATCTTTACCTAAGTAGTCAGCATTTGCTCCTAATTCAGCAGCAGCTGTCACAAAGGAAGAACGAGTTCTAGTTGATGCTTTTTCAAAAATCAAAGCGATGTTCTTTCCTTCAAGATAGCGATGAGGAATATTATTCCGCTTAAGATATTTTAGGTGCAAACCAAAATCAATTAAATAATTCATCTCAGCAGGGGTCATTGAAGTTTCTGCCAAAATGCTTCTGCCTTGAAATACGTTAGATTCCTTACCGTTAAATCTCTTATCCATTACTTAAATTCTCCAAATTCTATAATTTTAAATATCTTCTCTGACAATTGGCATTGACATACATCTTGGACCGCCACGACCGCGTGATAATTCACTTGAACGAATTTCGTGAACTAAGATTCCATGTTCGCGTAATAAATCATTTGAAACGTAATTACGGTTATAAGTAACTACTTCACCTGGGGCAATAGCCAAAGTGTTTGAACCATCATTCCATTGTTCTCTTGGAGCAACAATTGGATCGCCATTACCAGTAGGAATTAGGTCGATCTCTGATTGGTTTAATACTTTCTTCAAAACCGAAGTAATGTCATCATGATATTCGACCTTAATTTCATCGTTTTTGTCTGGTGTTAAAACATAAACATCGAGCTTACCGTTATCCTTCAAAATGGCCGGATGAACAGTAAATTGATCGTAATTAATCATCGTAAAGACTGTATCAAGGTGCATCATTGCGTGATTATGAGGGATTCGAATTGCCAGAACTGTATCAAAGTCTGAATCTTTAAATAAATTGTGTGCAATATCTTCAATTGCTTTAGCTGAAGTTCTTTGAGAGACACCAATAGCTAGAACGTGATTACTCAGAACCAGTTCGTCGCCACCTTCGATTCGGCTATCATGATTCCGATTACGCCAAACATGAATGCCTTGATCCTTAAAGCGTGGATGATAATTAATAATGTATTGCATAAACAATGATTCACGTTGCCGAGCTGGGAACGTCATATGGTTAATTGATAAACCATTACCAATAGCAGCAGCAGGGTCTCTAGTAAAGTAAGTGTTTGGCATTGGATCCATCAAGAATGGGTCATCAGCATCTTCTGCTAATTCGCCCAAAGATTTCAAATCAACGTCAACCTCATTTTTACGAACACCAGCAATAATCTTGTCAACCATGTCTTGGTCATTTAAACCAAGCAAGTAATCTTTCAGTGCTTCATAAACTGAACCCTTTGTATGACCGGATTCCTTAAGCATTTGATCCAAAAATTGATTCTTTACTTTTTCATCTGCCAAAGACTGAGCAGCTAATTGCTCCATGTACAATACTTCTGTACCATTAGCCCTTAACGTATTTGCAAAGTCATCATGTTCTTCCTGAGCAATTGGCAGATAAGGAATATCATCAAACAATAATCGTTCCATCGTATCAGGTGTAATATTCTCAACTTCATGATTTGGTCGCTTGAGAATAACCGTCTTTAATTTTCCAATTTCTGAAGTTATGTGAATTGCTGAATTTTTCATCAAAACCACTCCTTTTCTATTTTCAATTGAAGTGCACTTTCAACACGTTAGATATTAACCACATTTGCAAACGCTGTCAAACACTTTTTTTAAAAAATGTGCCACAATTTACACTTTTTAAAGGTCACAAAAGTGTATTATAATCAGGCTTGGAGGTATTTTTTTATGACAACAAAAAAGTTTTCACCGAAGGACAAAGTTTATAACTATCTTGCTCAGCAATTAACATTAGGAAAAAT contains these protein-coding regions:
- a CDS encoding metallophosphoesterase, with the translated sequence MNVFKHAEGLFDRLIGVKKRAAFKKKDDSLDPMQEYMTVGEYQVDGGQGTPGGQPYNLTVYKDENGVLHQALSLESTEKLAPEYVREFNEELGCYRAFANKKTGRRYVTEQYLDQFIDRVHDHVRQGKNSVNVSVISDTHYKDRNSSDFYGWNGLTHVNEFSYLDDSGLLNLKVHLGDWIDGSDAGFLSESELMKLRDSFVSDRVPTIMIKGNHDENDKFDEHHDLKASFPENEFESIMWPSMYAQRDIHYISRQHGVCYYDVDDVRFISVNTSDVPYELDAQGQKKYDTKITLAVREDQIEEIIEILEQSSNKKIILMSHANPINRKGTNALKYNGRSLHELLVAFNQREKGQMHSSRGIPPEFRLANDFDFTNIKNARIIAYFCGHRHREDQYRINGIQYILFNCSALMGPNHVLTTKYNKNWNRQIDHHTEFAGYIVNVDSHRHVIQVFGYGAASKRRIFYI
- the arcC gene encoding carbamate kinase — translated: MANNRIVVALGGNAILSKDPTAQAQQEAVKKTASALVNFIKNGDELIITHGNGPQVGNLLLQQLAANSEKNPAMPLDTVGAMTEGSIGYWFQNALQEETAKNNIDKDIVTVVTQTIVNGDDPAFEKPSKPIGPFYSKEEADDVKKTYPDWTLVEDSGRGYRRVVPSPKPQAIKEIGAIQKMIANGIIPIVSGGGGIPVVKDGTHFTGKEAVIDKDFSAAKVAELVSADELIILTAVDGVCINFGKPDQKCLTKTNVKELEGYIAEDQFAAGSMLPKVQAALTFVKNTGKKAIIGSLDNVNEIIAGNTGTVIEL
- a CDS encoding basic amino acid/polyamine antiporter; this translates as MDKEDGISKFGLTALIVSSSIGTGIFGITSDMANAAAPGPALLSWLFCGIGIYALVLSLNNLSKKRPELDSGIFSYAKAAFGPLGGFLSGWGYWLSAWLGNIAFATMLMSAIGYFIPIFKGGQNLPSILCAIIFVWGLSLLVNNGVESASFVNTIVTICKLVPLVVFMIIVAVSFKAGVFTADFWGNVANNVLHGGKVISVFGQMKQSIMIIMWVFIGIEGASVLANRAKKRSDAQAATIMGLATLIIVYVFASILPYGVLTQAQLATIKQPAMANILKHVVGEWGAIFINIGVIISTLGAWLSWTMLPAETTTLMAKDHELPSYWGKLNSKKAPTISLVITGILQTLFLFTLLATNYAYNFAYTLATAAILLSYLLVGVYQVKYSYKNGEWGQLFIGVIAAGFQLLAMVLAGWQQVMMTTIAYLPGFYFYWVACKEYGHKISFKEKIVMGIILILAIITIGLIINGTIKIG
- the argF gene encoding ornithine carbamoyltransferase, which translates into the protein MDKRFNGKESNVFQGRSILAETSMTPAEMNYLIDFGLHLKYLKRNNIPHRYLEGKNIALIFEKASTRTRSSFVTAAAELGANADYLGKDEIHLGKKESVEDTAKILGSMFDGIEFRGFKQSTVEGLAKYSGVPVWNGLTDEWHPTQIIPDLMTLKENFGHLKGLTLTYVGDGHNNMGNSLLVGCSMMGVNIHIVAPKELFPSQKHVDIAKKYAEQSGSEILITDDIDKGVKGSNAIYTDVWVSMGESNWEERVKLLKPYQVNMDMMKKTGTPDDELIFLHCLPAFHDTNTDYGQEISEKYGITEMEVTDEVFRSKYSRVFEEGENRKHGIKAIMAATLGNLFIPEV
- the arcA gene encoding arginine deiminase; the encoded protein is MKNSAIHITSEIGKLKTVILKRPNHEVENITPDTMERLLFDDIPYLPIAQEEHDDFANTLRANGTEVLYMEQLAAQSLADEKVKNQFLDQMLKESGHTKGSVYEALKDYLLGLNDQDMVDKIIAGVRKNEVDVDLKSLGELAEDADDPFLMDPMPNTYFTRDPAAAIGNGLSINHMTFPARQRESLFMQYIINYHPRFKDQGIHVWRNRNHDSRIEGGDELVLSNHVLAIGVSQRTSAKAIEDIAHNLFKDSDFDTVLAIRIPHNHAMMHLDTVFTMINYDQFTVHPAILKDNGKLDVYVLTPDKNDEIKVEYHDDITSVLKKVLNQSEIDLIPTGNGDPIVAPREQWNDGSNTLAIAPGEVVTYNRNYVSNDLLREHGILVHEIRSSELSRGRGGPRCMSMPIVREDI